Proteins co-encoded in one Klebsiella michiganensis genomic window:
- a CDS encoding DNA polymerase II (Has polymerase, DNA-binding and 3'-5' exonuclease activities. In Aeropyrum pernix this protein is sensitive to aphidicolin and stable at 95#C), whose amino-acid sequence MSQARQGFLLTRHWRDTPRGTEVDFWLATDDGPLKVRLPLQESVAFIPQSQLAQAQRLLAGENQFRLTPLELKDFHRQPVAGLYCQQHRQLMRLEKLLRDGGVTVYEADIRPPERFLMERFITAPVWFSGHPHGDVLLDTRLKPAPEYRPPLKWVSLDIETNRHGELYCIGLEGCGQRHVYMLGPENGVATDLDFTLEYVASRPLLLEKLNSWFAEHDPDVLIGWNVVQFDLRVLQKMAERYQVPLRLGRGNSLLEWREHGFKQGVFFAQLAGRVIIDGIEALKSAFWNFSSFSLETVSRELLGEGKSIDNPWDRMDEIDRRFAEDKPALATYNLKDCELVTRIFHKTELMPFLLERATVNGLPLDKHGGSVAAFSHLYFPRMHRAGYVAPNLGEVPPQASPGGYVMDSRPGLYDSVLVLDYKSLYPSIIRTFLIDPVGLVEGTAQPDVTHSVEGFIGGWFSRDTHCLPEIVSQIWHGRDEAKRHGNKPLSQALKIIMNAFYGVLGTSACRFFDPRLASSITMRGHEIMRQTKALIESQGYDVIYGDTDSTFVWLKKAHSEEDAAQIGRRLVEYVNNWWQKHLKTTLSLDCALELEYETHFCRFLMPTIRGTDQGSKKRYAGLIQEGDEQRMVFKGLETVRTDWTPLAQQFQQTLYLRIFRGEPYQDYIRETIASLMAGELDSQLIYRKRLRRPLSEYQKNVPPHVRAARLADEHNQRLGRPAQYQNRGTIKYVMTMSGPEPVDYQQAPLDYDHYLTRQLQPVAEGILPFLEDDFATLMTGQMGLF is encoded by the coding sequence GTGTCTCAAGCTCGTCAGGGGTTTCTGCTGACCAGGCACTGGCGAGACACCCCGCGCGGTACCGAAGTCGATTTTTGGCTGGCCACGGACGATGGCCCGCTTAAGGTGCGCCTGCCGCTGCAGGAATCCGTCGCTTTTATTCCCCAATCGCAGCTAGCCCAGGCCCAGCGCCTGCTCGCTGGCGAAAACCAGTTTCGCCTCACGCCCCTGGAACTTAAAGACTTTCATCGCCAGCCGGTGGCGGGCCTGTATTGTCAGCAGCACCGTCAGTTAATGCGGCTGGAGAAACTGCTGCGTGACGGCGGCGTGACGGTCTATGAGGCGGATATTCGCCCGCCGGAGCGCTTCCTGATGGAACGCTTTATTACCGCACCGGTTTGGTTTAGCGGCCATCCCCATGGCGACGTACTGCTGGATACCCGCCTGAAGCCCGCCCCGGAATATCGCCCGCCGCTGAAATGGGTCTCGCTGGATATCGAAACGAATCGACACGGAGAGCTGTATTGCATCGGGCTTGAAGGCTGCGGGCAGCGTCACGTCTATATGCTGGGGCCTGAAAACGGCGTGGCTACTGACCTGGACTTTACGCTGGAATATGTCGCCAGCCGCCCTTTGCTGCTGGAAAAGCTCAATAGCTGGTTTGCCGAGCACGATCCCGACGTACTGATCGGCTGGAACGTCGTGCAGTTTGACCTGCGCGTGCTGCAAAAAATGGCCGAACGCTATCAGGTCCCGCTCCGTTTAGGGCGGGGAAACAGCCTGTTAGAATGGCGTGAACACGGCTTTAAGCAGGGTGTTTTCTTTGCCCAGCTTGCAGGCCGGGTGATTATTGACGGCATCGAAGCGCTAAAATCGGCGTTCTGGAATTTTTCCTCGTTCTCACTGGAAACTGTCTCCCGCGAACTTCTCGGTGAAGGGAAATCGATTGATAATCCCTGGGATCGTATGGATGAGATTGACCGCCGTTTTGCCGAAGACAAACCCGCGCTGGCCACCTATAACCTCAAAGACTGCGAGCTGGTCACGCGTATTTTCCACAAAACAGAGCTGATGCCCTTCCTGCTGGAACGGGCGACGGTCAACGGGCTCCCGCTGGATAAACACGGCGGCTCGGTTGCGGCATTCAGCCACCTCTATTTCCCGCGTATGCATCGTGCCGGCTATGTAGCCCCCAACTTAGGCGAGGTTCCGCCTCAGGCTAGCCCCGGCGGCTACGTGATGGATTCGCGTCCCGGGCTGTATGACTCCGTGCTGGTACTCGATTATAAAAGCCTGTATCCGTCGATTATTCGCACCTTCTTAATTGACCCGGTCGGCCTCGTCGAAGGCACAGCCCAGCCGGACGTTACGCATTCCGTTGAGGGGTTTATTGGCGGCTGGTTCTCCCGCGACACACACTGCCTGCCGGAGATAGTGAGCCAGATCTGGCACGGCCGCGACGAGGCAAAACGCCACGGCAACAAACCGCTCTCTCAGGCGCTCAAGATCATCATGAATGCCTTTTACGGCGTGCTGGGCACCAGCGCCTGTCGCTTTTTCGATCCTCGCCTTGCTTCGTCGATCACCATGCGTGGCCACGAGATCATGCGCCAGACAAAAGCACTGATTGAGTCCCAGGGCTATGACGTTATCTACGGCGATACGGATTCAACCTTTGTCTGGCTGAAAAAGGCCCACAGCGAAGAGGACGCCGCGCAAATTGGCAGGCGGCTGGTTGAGTACGTGAACAACTGGTGGCAAAAACACCTGAAAACCACGCTGAGCCTCGACTGCGCCCTTGAACTTGAGTACGAAACGCACTTCTGCCGCTTCCTGATGCCCACCATCCGGGGAACAGACCAGGGCAGTAAAAAACGCTACGCCGGGCTCATTCAGGAAGGCGATGAACAGCGCATGGTATTTAAAGGGCTTGAAACGGTGCGCACCGACTGGACGCCTCTCGCTCAGCAGTTTCAACAAACGCTCTATCTGCGAATTTTCCGCGGCGAACCTTATCAGGACTACATCCGCGAGACCATTGCCAGCCTGATGGCGGGTGAACTGGATTCACAGCTGATCTATCGTAAACGCCTGCGCCGACCGTTAAGCGAGTACCAGAAAAACGTGCCGCCTCACGTTCGGGCGGCCAGGCTTGCCGATGAGCATAACCAGCGCCTGGGCAGGCCCGCGCAATACCAGAACCGCGGCACGATAAAATATGTCATGACCATGAGCGGCCCGGAACCGGTTGATTATCAACAAGCTCCGCTGGACTATGACCACTACCTTACTCGCCAGCTGCAGCCGGTCGCCGAGGGGATTTTACCCTTCCTCGAAGACGACTTTGCTACACTGATGACGGGGCAGATGGGGCTATTTTGA
- the thiQ gene encoding thiamine ABC transporter ATP-binding protein (with TbpA and ThiP is part of the thiamine and TPP transport system), whose amino-acid sequence MLTLTDVTWLYQHLPMRFSLNIAAGEQIAILGPSGAGKSTLLSLVAGFLAPASGSIVINGVDHTRTPPSARPVSMLFQENNLFSHLTAGQNIALGMHPGMKLDAAQKQRLRQITERVGLADMLDRLPAQLSGGQRQRVALARCLVRQQPVLLLDEPFSALDPALRKEMLQLLDELCREQHLTLLMVSHSIEDAARIASRSIVIKDGRIAWDGETGRLLSGEASASALLGIGH is encoded by the coding sequence ATGCTAACTCTGACTGATGTAACCTGGCTGTACCAGCACTTACCCATGCGCTTTTCCCTGAATATTGCGGCGGGCGAGCAAATCGCTATCCTGGGGCCAAGCGGCGCGGGGAAAAGTACGTTGCTGAGCCTGGTTGCCGGATTCCTGGCACCTGCCAGCGGCAGCATCGTCATCAACGGCGTGGATCACACCCGGACACCGCCTTCAGCCCGCCCGGTTTCTATGCTATTTCAGGAAAATAACCTGTTTAGCCATCTGACTGCTGGGCAGAATATCGCCCTGGGCATGCACCCGGGCATGAAACTGGATGCAGCCCAGAAACAGCGGCTGCGGCAGATAACGGAACGCGTTGGGCTAGCAGACATGCTGGATCGCCTGCCAGCGCAGCTTTCCGGCGGCCAGCGGCAGCGCGTCGCCCTGGCCCGCTGCCTGGTTCGCCAGCAGCCCGTTTTACTGCTGGACGAACCTTTCTCGGCGCTCGACCCGGCGCTGCGAAAAGAGATGCTGCAATTGCTCGATGAGCTATGCCGGGAACAGCACCTGACGCTGCTGATGGTTTCTCACAGCATTGAAGATGCCGCTCGCATAGCCAGCCGCAGCATCGTGATTAAAGACGGGCGCATTGCATGGGACGGTGAGACGGGCAGATTACTCAGCGGCGAGGCAAGTGCCTCAGCGCTGTTGGGGATCGGCCATTAG
- a CDS encoding membrane protein yields MEALLEHFITQSVAYSLIAVMLVAFLESLALVGLILPGTVMMAGLGALIGSGQVNFYYAWGAGIVGCLLGDWISFWLGQRFKGPLHRWSFMKKNKALLDKTEHALHQHSMFTILVGRFVGPTRPLVPMVAGMLDLPLRKFLPPNIIGCLFWPPLYFLPGILAGAAIDIPADMKSASFKWLLLAVALLLWLAAWLCWRWYRSGKRGTDRLTHYLPQARLNWLAPLGLVAGIGSFVALLQHPLMPVYWKILWKVLSH; encoded by the coding sequence ATGGAAGCCTTGCTGGAACACTTTATTACACAGTCAGTTGCATATTCGCTTATCGCGGTGATGCTGGTGGCTTTTCTTGAGTCACTGGCGCTGGTGGGGCTTATTCTACCCGGTACGGTGATGATGGCCGGGCTTGGCGCGCTGATCGGCAGCGGGCAGGTCAATTTCTATTATGCCTGGGGGGCAGGAATCGTTGGCTGCCTGCTGGGAGACTGGATTTCGTTCTGGCTTGGACAGCGCTTCAAAGGGCCGCTTCACCGCTGGTCATTTATGAAGAAAAATAAGGCGCTATTGGATAAAACTGAACACGCGCTGCATCAGCACAGCATGTTTACCATTCTTGTTGGACGCTTTGTTGGCCCTACGCGTCCGCTGGTGCCTATGGTCGCCGGCATGCTGGATTTACCCCTGAGGAAGTTTTTGCCGCCGAATATCATCGGCTGCCTGTTCTGGCCGCCGCTCTATTTTCTGCCCGGCATCCTGGCCGGCGCGGCCATTGATATCCCGGCGGACATGAAAAGCGCCAGTTTCAAGTGGCTACTTTTAGCGGTGGCTTTACTGCTTTGGCTGGCCGCGTGGCTGTGCTGGCGCTGGTATCGTAGCGGCAAACGCGGCACCGATCGTCTGACGCATTATCTGCCACAAGCGCGGCTAAACTGGCTGGCTCCGCTGGGGCTGGTGGCAGGTATTGGCAGTTTTGTGGCCTTGCTGCAGCATCCATTGATGCCGGTTTACTGGAAAATCCTGTGGAAGGTGCTGTCGCACTAA
- the thiP gene encoding thiamine ABC transporter permease (permease; with TbpA and ThiQ functions in transport of thiamine and thiamine pyrophosphate into the cell; repressed in presence of exogenous thiamine), whose translation MATRRQPLIPGWLYPGLFAATLVVAVALAAFLALWLNAPQTDVFAILQDSYLWHVLRFSFWQAFLSAALSVFPAIFLARALYRRRFPGRLTLLRLCAMTLVLPVLVAVFGILSVYGREGWLATLSGWLGFEWHFSPYGLQGILLAHVFFNMPMATRLLLQALNNIPSEQRQLAAQLGMQGWHFFRFVEWPWLHRQILPVGALIFMLCFASFATVLSLGGGPQATTIELAIFQALSYDYDPAKAALLALLQMVCCLGLVLLSQKLSKAIPVGVSQLQGWRDPQDSLRRKLSDGLLILLALLLLLPPLLAVIIDGINGSMGSVLQQTALWDALWTSLRIAIAAGLISVTITLMLLWSSRELRLRNRLFAGQAIELSGMLILAMPGIVLATGFFLLLNNTVGLPQSADGIVIFTNALMAIPYALKVLENPMRDVAERYTQLCQSLDIHGFNRLRLIELKALKRPIAQALAFACVLSIGDFGVVALFGNEDFRTLPFWLYQQIGSYRSQDGAVTALLLLLLCFMLFTLIEKLPGQDANSD comes from the coding sequence ATGGCAACGCGCCGTCAGCCACTAATACCGGGCTGGCTGTATCCAGGGCTATTTGCCGCGACGCTGGTCGTGGCGGTAGCCCTGGCAGCTTTTCTGGCGCTGTGGCTTAATGCCCCACAAACGGATGTCTTCGCCATTTTGCAGGACAGCTATCTTTGGCACGTCCTGCGTTTCTCCTTCTGGCAGGCATTTCTTTCCGCAGCGCTCTCCGTTTTCCCGGCAATATTTTTAGCGCGTGCGCTCTACCGCCGCCGCTTCCCCGGCCGGCTTACGCTGCTGCGGCTTTGTGCCATGACGCTGGTGCTGCCGGTGCTGGTCGCCGTCTTCGGCATTCTTTCCGTTTATGGGCGAGAAGGTTGGCTGGCAACGCTCAGCGGCTGGCTCGGCTTTGAATGGCACTTTTCCCCTTATGGCCTGCAGGGGATTCTGCTGGCGCACGTTTTCTTTAATATGCCGATGGCAACTCGCCTTTTGCTTCAGGCGCTGAATAATATCCCTTCTGAACAGCGCCAGCTGGCGGCGCAGCTGGGGATGCAAGGCTGGCATTTCTTCCGTTTTGTCGAATGGCCCTGGCTGCACCGACAGATACTCCCGGTCGGCGCCCTGATTTTTATGCTTTGCTTCGCGAGCTTCGCCACCGTGCTTTCACTGGGGGGCGGCCCGCAGGCGACCACCATCGAACTGGCCATCTTTCAGGCGCTAAGCTACGACTACGATCCGGCTAAAGCGGCGCTGCTGGCCCTGCTGCAGATGGTGTGCTGTCTTGGCCTGGTGCTGCTGAGCCAGAAATTAAGTAAGGCGATTCCCGTCGGCGTCAGCCAGCTTCAGGGCTGGCGCGATCCGCAGGATTCTCTGCGTCGAAAACTTAGCGATGGCCTGCTCATTTTGCTCGCCCTGCTTCTCCTGCTGCCACCGCTCCTGGCCGTGATAATCGACGGAATTAACGGCAGCATGGGCAGCGTGCTGCAGCAAACCGCGCTGTGGGACGCGCTCTGGACTTCACTGCGAATTGCTATTGCCGCCGGGCTCATCAGCGTGACCATAACGCTAATGCTGCTGTGGAGCTCGCGTGAGCTGCGACTTCGTAACCGTCTCTTCGCCGGGCAGGCCATTGAACTTAGCGGCATGCTGATTCTGGCGATGCCGGGCATTGTTCTCGCCACGGGTTTCTTCTTGCTGCTCAACAATACCGTGGGTCTCCCCCAATCCGCTGACGGCATTGTTATTTTTACCAACGCGCTGATGGCGATTCCTTACGCCCTTAAGGTGCTCGAAAACCCCATGCGCGATGTCGCAGAGCGCTACACTCAGCTTTGCCAGTCGCTGGATATCCACGGCTTTAATCGCCTGAGGCTCATTGAATTAAAAGCGCTAAAACGCCCGATAGCTCAGGCGCTGGCGTTTGCCTGCGTTCTGTCGATTGGCGATTTCGGGGTGGTGGCGTTGTTCGGCAATGAAGACTTCCGCACGCTGCCTTTCTGGCTGTATCAGCAAATTGGCTCTTACCGGAGCCAGGACGGCGCGGTTACGGCGCTACTTCTGCTGCTGCTTTGTTTTATGCTGTTTACCTTGATTGAAAAACTTCCGGGGCAAGATGCTAACTCTGACTGA
- the tbpA gene encoding thiamine ABC transporter substrate-binding protein (part of the thiamine and TPP transport system tbpA-thiPQ), with translation MLKKFLPLLALAAMPVFAKPVLTVYTYDSFAADWGPGPAVKKAFEADCNCELKFVALEDGVSLLNRVRMEGKNSKADVVLGLDNNLVEAATQTKLFAPSNVESDALQVPGGWKNSTFVPYDYGYFAFVYDKNKLKTPPRSLKELVESDQKWKVIYEDPRTSTPGLGLLLWMQKVYGDKAPEAWQKLAKKTVTVTKGWSEAYGLFLKGEADLVLSYTTSPAYHIIEEKKDNYAAADFSEGHYLQVEVAGRLANSKQPELAEKFIKFITTPDFQNTVATGNWMYPVTNVALPAGFGSLVKPQTTLEFTPQQVATQRAAWINEWQRAVSH, from the coding sequence GTGCTCAAAAAATTTCTGCCGCTGCTGGCGCTGGCCGCCATGCCAGTTTTCGCCAAACCTGTATTAACCGTCTACACCTACGACTCATTTGCCGCAGACTGGGGCCCAGGCCCGGCGGTGAAGAAAGCCTTTGAAGCCGACTGTAACTGCGAGCTGAAATTTGTGGCGCTGGAAGACGGCGTTTCCCTGCTGAACCGCGTACGTATGGAAGGTAAGAACAGCAAAGCAGACGTCGTGCTGGGGCTGGACAACAACCTGGTAGAAGCCGCTACGCAAACCAAACTGTTCGCGCCTTCCAACGTCGAAAGCGATGCCCTTCAGGTGCCCGGCGGCTGGAAGAACAGCACCTTCGTACCTTACGATTACGGCTATTTCGCTTTCGTTTACGATAAAAACAAGCTAAAAACCCCGCCCAGGAGCCTGAAAGAGCTGGTTGAAAGTGACCAAAAATGGAAGGTGATTTACGAAGATCCGCGCACCAGCACCCCGGGACTTGGCCTGCTGCTGTGGATGCAAAAAGTGTACGGTGATAAGGCCCCGGAAGCCTGGCAAAAGCTGGCGAAAAAGACCGTTACCGTCACTAAAGGCTGGAGCGAAGCTTACGGTCTATTCCTGAAAGGGGAAGCCGATCTGGTGCTGAGCTACACCACTTCACCGGCCTACCACATCATTGAAGAGAAGAAAGACAACTACGCTGCCGCGGACTTCAGCGAAGGGCATTACCTGCAGGTTGAAGTCGCGGGCCGGCTGGCGAACAGCAAGCAGCCTGAACTCGCTGAGAAATTCATCAAATTCATTACCACACCAGATTTCCAGAACACCGTGGCGACCGGCAACTGGATGTATCCGGTGACCAACGTGGCGTTACCTGCCGGCTTCGGCAGCCTGGTGAAACCGCAAACCACGCTGGAATTTACCCCTCAGCAGGTAGCCACCCAGCGCGCAGCATGGATTAATGAATGGCAACGCGCCGTCAGCCACTAA